The following is a genomic window from Vicinamibacterales bacterium.
GACGCGTCTGCGAGTTCGGCAGCGTACGCGTCCCGCAGTACATGGGGCTCGAACGCTACTCGCACGTCATGCACCTGGTCTCGACCGTCGAAGGCCGGCTCGCCGACGCCCACGACCACCTCGACGCGCTGGTCTCGTGCTTCCCGGCCGGCACGGTGTCGGGCGCCCCGAAGATTCGCGCGATGCAGATCCTCACGGAGCTCGAGCCGACCCGCCGCGAACTCTACGCCGGTGCGGTCGGCTACATCGACTTCGCGGGCAACCTGGATTTCTGCATTGCGATCAGAACGATCACGATTCGCGATGGCGTCGCGCGCGTGCAGGCGGGCGCCGGCATCGTGGCCGATTCGAATCCCGCCGCGGAGTACGAGGAGACCCGCGACAAGGCGCGGGCGCTGCTCCAGGCCTTGGAAATGGCGGAGACCGAGCTATGAGGCGCGCGCGGAACGGAGCGACGCGGAGCAGCGGCAGCGGCCGGAGCGCACTCCGGCCGGCAGCAAGAGGGAACCGGCGGGCAGCCGCCGGGTGTGAGCGCCAATCATGACGGTCCTGTTGCTCGACAACTACGATTCGTTCACCTATAACCTCGCGCAGTATCTGGGGGAGCTGGGACACGCCCCCAGCGTCCGGCGAAACGACGAGATCACGCTCGGCGAGATCGAGGCGCTTGCGCCAGAGCGGATCGTGATCTCCCCCGGCCCTGGCCGGCCAGAGGACGCCGGCATCAGCGTCGACGTCATCCGCCGGATCGGGCCGCGCGTGCCGGTGTTCGGCGTCTGCCTGGGGCACCAGGCGATCGGTTACGCGTTTGGCGGCGACGTCGCGCGCGCGCCGGTGGTGATGCATGGCAAGGTGTCCAAGGTGCAGCACGACGGCCGCGGCGTGTTCGTCGGCATTTCGCAGCCGTTCGTGGCCGGACGTTACCACTCGCTCGTCGTGAACGAGCCGGTCCCGGCGCCGCTCGAAGTGACCGCGCGCACGGAGGACGGCATCGTCATGGGGCTGCGCCATCGCGAATGGCCGCTGCACGGCGTCCAGTTCCACCCCGAGTCGGTCCTGACCGGCGAAGGGCGTCAGATCCTGCGCAACTTCCTGGAGCTGTGATGTTCCGCGATCTGATCGAAAAGCTGCAGCGCCACGAGGACCTCACGGTCGGCGAAGCGGCGTCGGCGATGGAGGCGATCATGGACGGCCATGCGCAGCCGTCGCAGATCGCGGGTCTGCTGGTCGGGCTGGCGATGAAGGGGGAGCGGCCCGACGAGATCGTCGGCCTGGCGACGGCGATGCGGGCGCGCGCGACGCGCCTGAGCCGGAGCGTGGGACCGGTGTTCGACACCTGCGGCACGGGCGGCGACGGCGCCCACACGTTCAACGTCTCGACGATCGCCGCGCTCGCGCTCGCCGCCTGCGGCGTGCGCGTCGCCAAGCACGGGAATCGGAGCGCCTCGAGCCGCTGCGGCAGCGCCGATCTGCTGGAGGCGCTCGGCGTCAACATCAGCGCCCCGCCACCTGTCGTCGAGCGCTGCCTCGAGGATGCCGGCATGGCGTTCTTCTTCGCCCAGGTCTTCCATCCGTCGATGAAGCACGCGGCGGCGACGCGGCGTGAGCTGGGCGTCCGTACCGCGTTCAATCTGCTCGGCCCGCTGACCAACCCGGCCGGCGCGACGCGACAGCTCGTCGGCGTGCCGCGGCCGGAGCTGACCGAGCTCGTGGCGCGGTCGCTCGCCCAGCTCGGCTCCGAGCGCGCCTGGGTCGTCCACGGCGCCGACGGGCTCGACGAGATTTCGACCACCGGATACACGAAGATTTCGGAGTGCCGAGAGGGACAGGTGAACACCTTCTACCTGCACCCGGCGGACGTCGGATTGCCGAAGAGCGCGTCCGAGGCGCTGAGGGGCGGGGAGCCGCAGGACAACGTGGAGATCGCGCGGCGCGTGCTGGCCGGCGAGGCCGGCGGCCCCCGCGATGTCGTCGTCTTGAACGCCGGCGCGTCTCTACTGATCGCCGGACGGGTCGCGACGGTCCGTGAGGGTATC
Proteins encoded in this region:
- a CDS encoding aminodeoxychorismate/anthranilate synthase component II, encoding MTVLLLDNYDSFTYNLAQYLGELGHAPSVRRNDEITLGEIEALAPERIVISPGPGRPEDAGISVDVIRRIGPRVPVFGVCLGHQAIGYAFGGDVARAPVVMHGKVSKVQHDGRGVFVGISQPFVAGRYHSLVVNEPVPAPLEVTARTEDGIVMGLRHREWPLHGVQFHPESVLTGEGRQILRNFLEL
- the trpD gene encoding anthranilate phosphoribosyltransferase, with translation MFRDLIEKLQRHEDLTVGEAASAMEAIMDGHAQPSQIAGLLVGLAMKGERPDEIVGLATAMRARATRLSRSVGPVFDTCGTGGDGAHTFNVSTIAALALAACGVRVAKHGNRSASSRCGSADLLEALGVNISAPPPVVERCLEDAGMAFFFAQVFHPSMKHAAATRRELGVRTAFNLLGPLTNPAGATRQLVGVPRPELTELVARSLAQLGSERAWVVHGADGLDEISTTGYTKISECREGQVNTFYLHPADVGLPKSASEALRGGEPQDNVEIARRVLAGEAGGPRDVVVLNAGASLLIAGRVATVREGIALAAEAIDSGRAAAVLERLIACSRAGAGVA